Proteins encoded within one genomic window of Jiangella mangrovi:
- a CDS encoding anthranilate synthase component I, whose protein sequence is MSAPLPVTPDLENFRVLAKERRVIPVVRRLLADGETPVGVYHKLAGGRPGTFLLESAEHGGVWSRYSFVGAQSAAVLSERDGEAVWHGNPPVGLPSGGDPWEALRGTLQALRSQRLPGLPPLTGGLVGFVSYDAVRRLERLPETTTDDLHLPDMSFLLATDLAVLDHDDGTILLVANAVNWDDSDERVDEAWADAVARLDRMTTELARPTPSSVASYDPSTPPRHDSRTEKGDFLAAVERAKEEIRAGEAFQIVLSQRFETATPADPLDVYRVLRRDNPSPYMYLVRLPGPDGDGDGAYSVVGSSPEALVKVNGDRVMTHPIAGTRWRGETPEADAALADELLADPKERAEHLMLVDLSRNDLGRVCAPGTVEVVDFMTVRRYSHVMHIESTVVGRLRDDHEALDVLAACFPAGTLSGAPKVRAMEIIDDLEPVRRGVYGGVVGYLDFAGDLDVAIAIRTALIRDGVGYVQAGAGIVADSDPEAEWTESRNKAASALRAIAVAETMRPVE, encoded by the coding sequence ATGAGCGCGCCGCTGCCCGTGACGCCGGACCTCGAGAACTTCCGCGTCCTCGCCAAGGAGCGCCGCGTCATCCCCGTCGTGCGGCGCCTGCTGGCCGACGGCGAGACCCCGGTCGGCGTCTACCACAAGCTCGCCGGCGGGCGGCCGGGCACGTTCCTGCTCGAGTCCGCCGAGCACGGCGGCGTGTGGTCGCGCTACTCCTTCGTCGGCGCCCAGTCCGCGGCCGTCCTCAGCGAGCGCGACGGCGAGGCGGTCTGGCACGGCAACCCGCCCGTCGGCCTGCCCTCGGGCGGCGACCCGTGGGAGGCGCTGCGCGGCACGCTGCAGGCACTGCGCAGCCAGCGGCTCCCGGGACTGCCGCCGCTGACCGGCGGGCTGGTCGGGTTCGTGTCCTACGACGCCGTCCGCCGGCTCGAGCGGCTACCGGAGACGACCACTGACGATCTCCATCTGCCCGACATGTCGTTCCTGCTGGCCACCGACCTCGCCGTCCTCGACCACGACGACGGCACCATCCTGCTGGTCGCCAACGCCGTCAACTGGGACGACAGCGACGAGCGGGTCGACGAGGCATGGGCCGACGCCGTCGCCCGCCTCGACCGCATGACCACCGAGCTGGCGCGGCCGACACCGTCGTCCGTGGCGTCCTACGACCCCTCCACGCCACCGCGGCACGACAGCCGCACCGAGAAGGGCGACTTCCTGGCCGCCGTCGAGCGGGCCAAGGAGGAGATCCGGGCCGGCGAGGCGTTCCAGATCGTGCTCTCGCAGCGGTTCGAAACGGCGACGCCCGCAGATCCTCTCGATGTCTACCGCGTGCTGCGTCGCGACAACCCGAGCCCGTACATGTACCTCGTCCGGCTGCCCGGTCCCGACGGCGACGGTGACGGCGCCTACTCCGTCGTCGGGTCCAGCCCCGAGGCGCTGGTCAAGGTCAACGGCGACCGCGTCATGACGCACCCCATCGCCGGCACCCGCTGGCGCGGCGAGACGCCCGAGGCCGACGCCGCGCTGGCCGACGAGCTGCTCGCCGACCCCAAGGAGCGGGCCGAGCACCTCATGCTCGTCGACCTCTCCCGCAACGACCTCGGCCGGGTCTGCGCGCCCGGCACCGTCGAGGTGGTCGACTTCATGACGGTGCGCCGCTACAGCCACGTCATGCACATCGAGTCGACGGTCGTGGGGCGGCTGCGCGACGACCACGAGGCGCTCGACGTGCTGGCCGCCTGCTTCCCGGCCGGCACGCTGTCCGGCGCGCCGAAGGTCCGGGCCATGGAGATCATCGACGACCTCGAGCCGGTCCGCCGCGGCGTGTACGGCGGCGTCGTCGGCTACCTCGACTTCGCCGGCGACCTCGACGTCGCCATCGCCATCCGCACGGCGCTCATCCGCGACGGCGTCGGCTATGTGCAGGCCGGCGCGGGCATCGTCGCCGACTCCGACCCCGAGGCGGAGTGGACCG
- the hisI gene encoding phosphoribosyl-AMP cyclohydrolase, giving the protein MPGLDPSVAARLKLTPDGLLPAVVQQHDTGEVLMLAWMDAEALHRTLTTGRATYWSRSRADYWVKGETSGHRQWVREVRLDCDGDTLLLKVDQEGPACHTGTRTCFDDGLLDSVEGTAA; this is encoded by the coding sequence ATGCCCGGTCTCGACCCCTCCGTAGCCGCCCGGCTGAAGCTGACGCCCGACGGTCTGCTGCCCGCCGTCGTCCAGCAGCACGACACCGGTGAGGTGCTCATGCTCGCCTGGATGGACGCCGAGGCGCTGCATCGCACCCTCACGACCGGCCGGGCGACGTACTGGAGCCGCAGCCGCGCCGACTACTGGGTCAAGGGCGAGACGTCCGGCCACCGGCAGTGGGTGCGTGAGGTGCGCCTCGACTGCGACGGCGACACCCTGCTGCTGAAGGTCGACCAAGAGGGCCCGGCCTGCCACACCGGCACCCGCACCTGCTTCGACGACGGCCTGCTCGACTCCGTCGAGGGGACGGCGGCATGA
- a CDS encoding septum formation family protein produces the protein MASTFRAAAAVSAVAAAILVTGCSGDDGEPKRDASGNVTETADAADVFDVRVGDCLGDFADSEQVTDVAVVPCTDEHAQEVYATAQVPDGELPSDDDLQTQAVETCTTEFQTFVGLAYEESALDFTWLQPTAESWDQGDRELVCLVYDPAGPVTGSLRGANR, from the coding sequence GTGGCAAGCACGTTCCGCGCCGCCGCGGCGGTGTCGGCCGTAGCCGCCGCGATCCTGGTGACCGGCTGTTCGGGCGACGACGGCGAGCCCAAGCGCGACGCGTCGGGCAACGTCACCGAGACCGCCGACGCCGCGGACGTCTTCGACGTGCGCGTGGGCGACTGCCTCGGCGACTTCGCCGACTCCGAGCAGGTCACCGACGTCGCCGTCGTCCCGTGCACGGACGAGCACGCGCAGGAGGTCTACGCGACGGCGCAGGTCCCCGACGGCGAGCTCCCCAGCGACGACGACCTCCAGACCCAGGCCGTCGAGACGTGCACGACGGAGTTCCAGACGTTCGTCGGCCTCGCCTACGAGGAGTCGGCGCTGGACTTCACCTGGCTGCAGCCCACGGCGGAGTCGTGGGACCAGGGCGACCGCGAGCTGGTCTGCCTGGTCTACGACCCCGCCGGCCCCGTGACCGGTTCGCTACGGGGCGCGAACCGCTGA
- a CDS encoding septum formation family protein, whose product MRITIRTAVTALAAAAALSLSACGDGASDAGDGDETTTSEETAAEGEETPAEEETEPPAEEESEAPEGDTQDVFDVGLGDCISNFNAEEQVSELTVIACEDEHDQEVFAVFEVPEGDGSFPGAEAFQTQVESDCISEFATFVGMDYNESVLEIRWLEPTEESWAEGDRELVCTVLDPSGPVSGTLEGANR is encoded by the coding sequence GTGCGTATCACGATTCGAACCGCTGTCACGGCCCTGGCCGCCGCCGCGGCGCTGAGCCTCAGCGCGTGTGGCGACGGTGCCTCTGACGCCGGCGACGGCGACGAGACCACCACCAGCGAGGAGACCGCGGCCGAGGGCGAAGAGACCCCCGCCGAGGAAGAGACCGAGCCGCCCGCCGAGGAGGAGTCCGAGGCTCCCGAGGGCGACACCCAGGACGTCTTCGACGTCGGCCTGGGCGACTGCATCAGCAACTTCAACGCCGAGGAGCAGGTCAGCGAGCTGACCGTCATCGCCTGCGAGGACGAGCACGACCAGGAGGTCTTCGCGGTCTTCGAGGTCCCCGAGGGCGACGGCAGCTTCCCGGGCGCCGAGGCGTTCCAGACGCAGGTCGAGAGCGACTGCATCAGCGAGTTCGCCACGTTCGTCGGCATGGACTACAACGAGTCGGTCCTCGAGATCCGGTGGCTGGAGCCGACCGAGGAGTCGTGGGCCGAGGGCGACCGCGAGCTCGTCTGCACCGTGCTCGACCCGTCCGGTCCGGTGAGCGGCACCCTCGAGGGCGCCAACCGCTGA
- a CDS encoding ABC transporter ATP-binding protein, whose translation MSTASQLGEVRTDDGAWRTFRRGLALSPEITTGLTATLLLALVATAGRVVVPIAVQQTVDGGLNAGDGPDLGYVRWMIALAGVGVVITVVAAYFMNRRIFKASEAGLATLRTKAFRHVHDLSVLTQDTERRGSLVSRVTSDVDTISQFVQWGGLIMLVSIGQLIIATIVMAIYSWQLTLLVWICFLPLFLALRTFQRMLSSAYMIVRERVGGMLGAISESVVGAQAVRAYAVEGRTQQRIDDAVESHRVAASRAQRLAATAFSTGEVVAGLANAAIVVVGVLLGVAGDISLGRMLAFLFLVTLFVAPVQVGTEVLSEAQNAIAGWRRVLGILDTPADVADPGDDGVSLPRGPIDVRFEHVSYAYPSGPTVLHEVDVAIARHTRVAVVGETGSGKTTFAKLLTRLMDPVDGRVLVDGIDLREVRFDSLRERVVMVPQEGFLFDDTLAANLRYGRPDASDDDLLIAVTELGLGEWLDSLPFRLETPVGQRGESLSAGERQLVALARAYLADPDLLVLDEATSAVDPATEVRLARALEGISRGRTSVTIAHRLSTAEAADEVFVFDRGRLVEAGPHAELVEKGGIYAALHAAWVSQSR comes from the coding sequence ATGAGCACCGCTTCGCAGCTGGGCGAGGTCCGCACCGACGACGGCGCCTGGCGGACGTTCCGCCGGGGGCTCGCGCTCTCGCCCGAGATCACCACCGGCCTGACGGCGACCCTGCTGCTCGCGCTGGTCGCGACGGCCGGGCGCGTCGTCGTGCCCATCGCCGTCCAGCAGACCGTCGACGGCGGCCTGAACGCCGGCGACGGCCCCGACCTCGGCTACGTCCGCTGGATGATCGCGCTGGCCGGTGTGGGCGTCGTCATCACCGTCGTCGCCGCCTACTTCATGAACCGGCGCATCTTCAAGGCCAGCGAGGCCGGGCTCGCGACGCTGCGGACCAAGGCGTTCCGGCACGTGCACGACCTGTCCGTGCTCACCCAGGACACCGAGCGGCGCGGCTCGCTGGTCTCGCGGGTCACCAGCGACGTCGACACCATCTCGCAGTTCGTCCAGTGGGGCGGACTGATCATGCTGGTCAGCATCGGCCAGCTGATCATCGCGACCATCGTCATGGCGATCTACAGCTGGCAGCTGACGCTGCTGGTCTGGATCTGCTTCCTGCCGTTGTTCCTGGCGCTGCGCACGTTCCAGCGCATGCTCTCGTCGGCTTACATGATCGTCCGCGAGCGGGTCGGCGGCATGCTCGGCGCCATCTCCGAGTCCGTCGTCGGCGCCCAGGCGGTCCGGGCGTACGCCGTCGAGGGCCGCACCCAGCAGCGCATCGACGACGCCGTCGAGTCACACCGGGTCGCGGCCAGCCGGGCGCAGCGGCTCGCGGCGACGGCGTTCTCCACCGGCGAGGTCGTGGCCGGCCTGGCCAACGCCGCCATCGTCGTGGTCGGCGTGCTGCTCGGCGTGGCCGGCGACATCTCGCTCGGGCGCATGCTGGCGTTCCTGTTCCTGGTGACGCTGTTCGTGGCGCCGGTCCAGGTGGGCACCGAGGTGCTCAGCGAGGCGCAGAACGCCATCGCCGGGTGGCGGCGGGTGCTGGGCATCCTCGACACCCCGGCCGACGTCGCCGATCCTGGCGACGACGGCGTCAGCCTCCCGCGCGGGCCCATCGACGTCCGGTTCGAGCACGTGTCGTACGCCTACCCCAGCGGCCCGACGGTGCTGCACGAGGTCGACGTGGCCATCGCCCGGCACACCCGGGTGGCGGTGGTCGGCGAGACCGGCTCGGGCAAGACGACGTTCGCCAAGCTGCTCACCCGGCTCATGGACCCCGTCGACGGCCGGGTGCTGGTCGACGGCATCGACCTGCGCGAGGTGCGCTTCGACTCCCTGCGCGAGCGGGTCGTCATGGTGCCGCAAGAGGGCTTCCTCTTCGACGACACGCTGGCGGCGAACCTGCGCTACGGCCGGCCGGACGCCAGCGACGACGACCTGCTGATCGCCGTCACGGAACTGGGCCTGGGGGAGTGGCTCGACTCCCTGCCGTTCCGGCTCGAGACACCGGTCGGGCAGCGCGGCGAGTCGCTGTCGGCGGGCGAGCGGCAGCTGGTGGCGCTGGCCCGTGCCTACCTCGCCGACCCCGACCTGCTGGTCCTCGACGAGGCCACCAGCGCCGTCGACCCCGCCACGGAGGTCCGGCTGGCCCGGGCGCTCGAGGGCATCTCCCGCGGCCGCACGTCGGTGACCATCGCGCACCGGCTGTCCACCGCCGAGGCCGCCGACGAGGTCTTCGTGTTCGACCGCGGCCGCCTCGTCGAGGCCGGGCCGCACGCCGAGCTGGTCGAGAAGGGCGGCATCTACGCCGCCCTGCACGCCGCCTGGGTCAGCCAGTCGCGCTGA
- a CDS encoding ABC transporter ATP-binding protein, protein MRDEPVILGIAVAGSAVYGFATVAAAEVIGRVTDRVVVPAFRDGETTTGALALAALAIMVTALVKAGGIVVRRYFAGLGQYRLNARYRRRVSRQYLRLPLAWHHQHSTGLLLSNANADVESSFWPIAPLPFALGVVVMLIFALVSMFLADPLLALVGVLVFPAILVLNFFYQRRLSPLATRAQALRAELSGVAHESFDGAMVVKAMGREADETARFAKVAGQLRDANSAVGRVRGAFDPMMEALPNLGVLAVLIIGSARVAEGQMAAGTLVQVAYLLTITAFPIRAIGFVLGELPRATVGWRRVQAVLGATGALPHGTSSLNGYGEPAHLGVRDVSYSYVEGTPVLDGVHLDVEPGRTIAVVGSTGSGKSTLASLLVRLVDPGSGAVLLDGTDLRQLEPGAVAGAVSLVFQQPFIFEDSVRDNVTLGLAVPDADVWAALRLAQGDRFVHELAGELDARIGERGTTLSGGQRQRLALARALVRKPRLLVLDDATSAVDPEVERRILAGLRDAALPSTVVVVAYRRATIALADEVVYVEDGKVSARGSHTELLTASPGYRDLITAYERDAAERAMAGTDAKDPA, encoded by the coding sequence ATGCGGGACGAGCCGGTCATCCTCGGCATCGCGGTCGCGGGCAGCGCGGTGTACGGGTTCGCGACGGTGGCGGCGGCCGAGGTCATCGGGCGGGTTACCGACCGCGTGGTGGTGCCGGCGTTCCGCGACGGCGAGACGACCACGGGCGCCCTTGCCCTGGCGGCGCTGGCCATCATGGTGACGGCGCTGGTCAAGGCCGGCGGCATCGTGGTGCGCCGGTACTTTGCCGGGCTCGGCCAGTATCGCCTCAACGCCCGCTACCGGCGTCGCGTCAGCCGCCAGTATCTTCGGCTGCCGCTGGCCTGGCACCACCAGCATTCCACCGGCCTGCTGCTGTCCAACGCGAACGCCGACGTCGAGTCGTCGTTCTGGCCCATCGCGCCGCTGCCGTTCGCGCTCGGCGTCGTGGTCATGCTGATCTTCGCGCTGGTGTCGATGTTCCTGGCCGATCCGCTGCTGGCGCTGGTCGGCGTGCTGGTGTTCCCGGCCATCCTGGTGCTGAACTTCTTCTACCAGCGCCGGCTGTCGCCGCTGGCCACGCGGGCGCAGGCGCTGCGGGCCGAGCTGTCGGGCGTCGCGCACGAGTCCTTCGACGGCGCCATGGTCGTCAAGGCCATGGGCCGCGAGGCCGACGAGACCGCCCGGTTCGCCAAGGTCGCCGGCCAGCTGCGCGACGCCAACTCCGCCGTCGGCCGGGTGCGCGGCGCGTTCGACCCCATGATGGAGGCGCTGCCCAACCTCGGCGTGCTCGCGGTGCTGATCATCGGCTCGGCGCGGGTCGCCGAGGGCCAGATGGCGGCCGGCACGCTGGTCCAGGTCGCCTACCTGCTCACCATCACGGCGTTCCCCATCCGCGCCATCGGCTTCGTGCTCGGCGAGCTGCCGCGCGCCACCGTCGGCTGGCGGCGGGTGCAGGCGGTGCTCGGCGCGACGGGGGCGCTCCCGCACGGGACGAGCAGCCTCAACGGCTACGGCGAGCCCGCCCACCTCGGCGTCCGCGACGTCAGCTACTCCTACGTCGAGGGCACGCCGGTGCTCGACGGCGTCCACCTCGACGTCGAGCCGGGCCGCACCATCGCCGTCGTCGGGTCCACCGGGTCGGGCAAGTCGACGCTGGCCAGCCTGCTGGTCCGGCTGGTCGACCCGGGCAGCGGCGCGGTGCTGCTCGACGGCACCGACCTGCGCCAGCTCGAGCCCGGCGCGGTCGCCGGAGCCGTGTCGCTGGTGTTCCAGCAGCCGTTCATCTTCGAGGACAGCGTCCGCGACAACGTCACCCTCGGCCTGGCCGTGCCCGACGCCGACGTCTGGGCCGCACTGCGTCTCGCCCAGGGCGACCGGTTCGTGCACGAGCTCGCCGGCGAGCTCGACGCCCGCATCGGCGAGCGCGGCACCACGCTGTCCGGCGGGCAGCGCCAGCGGCTGGCGCTGGCCCGGGCCCTGGTCCGCAAGCCACGGCTGCTCGTCCTCGACGACGCCACCAGCGCCGTCGACCCCGAGGTCGAGCGGCGCATCCTGGCCGGCCTGCGCGACGCCGCGCTGCCGTCCACCGTCGTCGTCGTCGCGTACCGGCGGGCCACCATCGCGCTGGCCGACGAGGTCGTCTACGTCGAGGACGGCAAGGTGTCCGCGCGCGGCAGCCACACCGAGCTGCTGACGGCCTCGCCCGGCTACCGCGACCTCATCACCGCCTACGAGCGCGACGCCGCCGAGCGGGCCATGGCCGGCACCGACGCGAAGGACCCCGCATGA
- a CDS encoding choice-of-anchor L domain-containing protein: MRFDYIFGSEEYNEWVGSEYNDVFGFYVNGENCAVVGDDAQPVSINTINAGAHADLFTDNEDASVATELDGFTTVLTCAAEVQAGETNHIKLAISDASDYAFDSTVLIAAGTFEANHAPVAVDQTVETTVDTPVDITLTGTDEDGDELTYALASEPEHGTLSGDGADLTYTPAEGYAGDDAFTFTVSDGSATSEPATVSITVAEKPTATPTPTPSPSETGEPLPDTGAGLGLPLAAAVLFGIVGLAFVLRSRRSAA; this comes from the coding sequence ATCCGCTTCGACTACATCTTCGGCTCCGAGGAGTACAACGAGTGGGTCGGCTCGGAGTACAACGACGTCTTCGGCTTCTACGTCAACGGTGAGAACTGCGCCGTCGTCGGCGACGACGCCCAGCCGGTCTCGATCAACACCATCAACGCCGGGGCGCACGCCGACCTCTTCACCGACAACGAGGACGCATCGGTGGCCACCGAGCTCGACGGCTTCACGACGGTGCTCACCTGCGCCGCCGAGGTCCAGGCCGGCGAGACCAACCACATCAAGCTGGCCATCTCCGACGCGTCGGACTACGCCTTCGACTCCACCGTCCTCATCGCGGCGGGGACCTTCGAGGCCAACCACGCGCCCGTCGCCGTCGACCAGACCGTCGAGACCACCGTCGACACCCCGGTCGACATCACGCTGACCGGCACCGACGAGGACGGCGACGAGCTCACCTACGCGCTGGCGTCCGAGCCGGAGCACGGCACGCTGAGCGGCGACGGCGCCGACCTCACCTACACGCCGGCCGAGGGCTACGCCGGCGACGACGCCTTCACCTTCACCGTGTCCGACGGCTCGGCGACGTCCGAGCCGGCGACCGTGTCGATCACGGTCGCGGAGAAGCCGACCGCCACGCCCACGCCCACCCCGTCGCCGTCCGAGACGGGCGAGCCGCTGCCCGACACCGGCGCCGGCCTCGGGCTGCCGCTGGCTGCCGCCGTCCTGTTCGGCATCGTCGGGCTGGCGTTCGTGCTCCGGTCGCGCCGGAGCGCCGCCTGA
- a CDS encoding choice-of-anchor L domain-containing protein, producing the protein MRSLSSVHRTSALVAGGLLILATAGAPAALAADEPAERTFTQSLAPKGEGVGDQTVVDLDTGDLTVEEIVQTLVGDGVTVDNVAYTGSPVSAGLAGGFDDVFGVAGGVLLSSGAVGGERSSVLGPNVADDMTTEVATPGDTDLSELSELRDQRRRGARVRLRPRDRPDPLRLHLRLRGVQRVGRLGVQRRLRLLRQR; encoded by the coding sequence GTGAGGTCTCTGTCGTCTGTCCACAGGACGTCCGCGCTGGTCGCGGGCGGCCTCCTGATCCTCGCGACGGCCGGTGCGCCGGCGGCCCTGGCCGCCGACGAGCCGGCCGAGCGCACCTTCACCCAGTCCCTCGCCCCCAAGGGCGAGGGCGTCGGCGACCAGACCGTCGTCGACCTCGACACCGGCGACCTGACCGTCGAGGAGATCGTCCAGACCCTCGTCGGCGACGGCGTCACCGTCGACAATGTCGCGTACACCGGCAGCCCGGTCTCGGCCGGCCTGGCCGGCGGGTTCGACGACGTCTTCGGCGTCGCGGGCGGCGTCCTGCTGTCGTCCGGCGCCGTGGGGGGCGAGCGCAGCAGCGTCCTCGGCCCCAACGTCGCCGACGACATGACCACCGAGGTCGCCACGCCCGGCGACACCGACCTGTCCGAGCTGTCCGAGCTTCGCGACCAACGACGCCGCGGTGCTCGAGTTCGACTTCGTCCCCGAGACCGGCCAGATCCGCTTCGACTACATCTTCGGCTCCGAGGAGTACAACGAGTGGGTCGGCTCGGAGTACAACGACGTCTTCGGCTTCTACGTCAACGGTGA
- the hisF gene encoding imidazole glycerol phosphate synthase subunit HisF encodes MSVAVRVIPCLDVDAGRVVKGVNFTNLRDAGDPVELAAAYGAEGADELVFLDITASSDDRSTMYDVVSRTAEQVFIPLTVGGGVRSVDDVDRLLRAGADKIGVNTAAVARPELVAEIAGRFGNQVLVLSVDARRGGDTESGFEVTTHGGRRGTGIDAVGWAARAAELGAGEILLNSMDADGTKDGYDLAMLTAVRAVVDVPVIASGGAGALADFAPAVDAGADAVLAASVFHFGDLHIGEVKSVLAESGHTVR; translated from the coding sequence GTGAGTGTGGCCGTCCGGGTCATCCCCTGCCTCGACGTCGACGCCGGCCGCGTGGTGAAGGGCGTGAACTTCACCAACCTGCGCGACGCCGGCGACCCCGTCGAGCTGGCCGCCGCCTACGGGGCCGAGGGCGCCGACGAGCTGGTGTTCCTCGACATCACCGCGTCGTCGGACGACCGCTCGACCATGTACGACGTCGTCTCGCGCACGGCCGAGCAGGTGTTCATCCCGCTGACCGTCGGCGGCGGCGTCCGCTCCGTCGACGACGTCGACCGGCTGCTGCGCGCGGGCGCGGACAAGATCGGCGTCAACACCGCCGCCGTCGCCAGGCCCGAGCTCGTCGCCGAGATCGCCGGCCGGTTCGGCAACCAGGTGCTCGTGCTGTCGGTCGACGCGCGGCGCGGCGGCGACACCGAGTCCGGTTTCGAGGTCACCACGCACGGCGGGCGCCGCGGCACCGGCATCGACGCCGTCGGCTGGGCGGCCCGGGCCGCGGAGCTGGGGGCGGGGGAGATCCTGCTGAACTCAATGGACGCCGACGGCACCAAGGACGGCTACGACCTCGCCATGCTGACCGCGGTACGCGCCGTCGTCGACGTGCCGGTGATCGCCAGCGGCGGCGCCGGAGCGCTCGCGGACTTCGCGCCCGCCGTCGACGCCGGAGCCGACGCCGTCCTGGCCGCGAGCGTCTTCCACTTCGGCGATCTGCACATCGGCGAGGTCAAGTCGGTGCTGGCCGAATCCGGGCATACCGTCCGTTGA
- the priA gene encoding bifunctional 1-(5-phosphoribosyl)-5-((5-phosphoribosylamino)methylideneamino)imidazole-4-carboxamide isomerase/phosphoribosylanthranilate isomerase PriA, producing the protein MTVLELLPAVDVADGQAVRLVQGEAGSETSYGDPLEAALAWQSAGAPWVHLVDLDAAFGRGSNRELLAAVVGRLDVDVELSGGIRDDASLEAALATGCRRVNLGTAALEDPEWTASAIARFGDRVAVGLDVRGTTLAARGWTREGGDLWEVLERLDRDGCARYVVTDVTKDGTLRGPNLDLLREVCARTSRPVVASGGVSSLDDVAALRSLVPIGVEGAIIGKALYAGQFTLEEALKVAIS; encoded by the coding sequence ATGACGGTGCTCGAGCTGCTGCCGGCCGTCGACGTCGCCGACGGGCAGGCCGTGCGCCTGGTCCAGGGCGAGGCCGGATCCGAGACGTCCTACGGCGACCCGCTCGAGGCCGCGCTGGCCTGGCAGAGCGCCGGCGCGCCCTGGGTGCACCTGGTCGACCTCGATGCCGCGTTCGGCCGCGGGTCGAACCGCGAGTTGCTGGCCGCGGTGGTCGGGCGCCTGGACGTCGACGTCGAGCTGTCCGGCGGCATCCGCGACGACGCGTCGCTGGAGGCCGCGCTGGCGACGGGGTGCCGCCGGGTCAACCTCGGCACCGCCGCGCTGGAGGACCCGGAGTGGACGGCGTCGGCCATCGCCCGCTTCGGCGACCGCGTCGCCGTCGGGCTGGACGTGCGCGGCACCACGCTGGCCGCCCGCGGCTGGACCCGCGAGGGCGGCGACCTGTGGGAGGTGCTCGAGCGGCTCGACCGCGACGGCTGCGCCCGCTACGTCGTCACCGACGTCACCAAGGACGGCACGCTGCGCGGACCGAACCTCGACCTGCTGCGCGAGGTCTGCGCGCGGACGTCCCGGCCGGTGGTCGCGTCGGGCGGGGTGTCGAGCCTCGACGACGTCGCGGCGCTGCGGTCGCTGGTGCCGATCGGCGTCGAGGGCGCGATCATCGGCAAGGCGCTGTACGCGGGCCAGTTCACGCTGGAAGAGGCCTTGAAGGTGGCCATCTCGTGA
- a CDS encoding methyltransferase domain-containing protein — MTNWDARAYNRDFAFVAAYGAELLDWLKPQPDESILDLGCGTGELTARLIDAGARVIGLDSDPAMIDAARERLGDAAELRVADAHDFTVDEPVDAVISNAALHWMTSQVEVLGCVSDALREGGRFVAEMGATGNVAAITTAVDRACREAGLPDRTWPWFFNSPAEYAAMLEDAGLEIRQLDFYDRPTKLTGPDGMTKWLEMFASSQVEGLPAEVLARAEELARPALWRDDAWWADYRRLRFRAVKL, encoded by the coding sequence GTGACCAACTGGGACGCACGGGCCTACAATCGCGACTTCGCGTTCGTCGCGGCCTACGGTGCGGAGCTGCTCGACTGGCTGAAGCCGCAGCCGGACGAGTCCATCCTCGACCTCGGCTGTGGCACGGGCGAGCTGACCGCCCGCCTCATCGACGCCGGCGCGCGGGTCATCGGGCTCGACTCCGACCCGGCCATGATCGACGCCGCCCGCGAGCGGCTGGGCGACGCCGCCGAACTGCGGGTCGCCGACGCGCACGACTTCACCGTCGACGAGCCGGTCGACGCCGTCATCTCCAATGCCGCGCTGCACTGGATGACGTCGCAGGTCGAGGTGCTCGGCTGCGTGTCCGACGCGCTGCGCGAGGGCGGCCGGTTCGTCGCCGAGATGGGCGCCACCGGCAACGTCGCCGCCATCACCACCGCCGTCGACCGCGCCTGCCGCGAGGCCGGGCTGCCCGACCGCACCTGGCCGTGGTTCTTCAACTCGCCGGCCGAGTACGCCGCCATGCTCGAGGACGCCGGGCTCGAGATCCGCCAGCTCGACTTCTACGACCGGCCGACCAAGCTCACCGGCCCCGACGGCATGACGAAGTGGCTGGAGATGTTCGCGTCGTCGCAGGTCGAGGGGTTGCCCGCCGAGGTGCTGGCGCGGGCCGAGGAGCTGGCCCGCCCGGCGCTCTGGCGCGACGACGCCTGGTGGGCCGACTACCGCCGGCTCCGGTTCCGGGCGGTGAAGCTCTGA